GTAATCGCTCGTGCCTGGGATGCGCGACTTGCACTCCTTGATGTCGGACACCTTGCCTTTCGACTTGTTCTCAAAGGCCCAGCGCACTACCTGGCGGGCATCTTGGATCATGCCCAGCTGATGGTCTTCACCCGTTACGGTCACGTCTGGCGTCAACTCATAGCCATTCTCTTTAGCGGCAGCAGCGATCTGATCAGCCGTTTTATTCTTCGCCACAAAAGCGTTGAGGTCGTTGAAGACCTTGCTGTAAGTCTTGTTGGTCGGGCGCACATCCATGTAGACGACGGCTACCTTATACTTCGATACGGCGGCGGTACGCTCCGTCACCTTCAGCAGGTGATAGCCATTGTTGGTCTTGACCAGCGTCGGCTGGTTGATAGGGGCGCTGAAGACTTCACGGTCGAAGTCCTTGCCAAGGTTGGCTTGGGTAAGAGAGGCCTCGGTAAGCCAACCCAGATCGCCACCATTCTCGGCCGATCCGAAGGAGGAGTACTTCTTGGCCAGCTCGGCAAAGTCGGCGCCGCCCTTGAGCAGCGTCATGAGGCTGTCGGCCAGTCGGGTTAGGTCAGCGGTAATCGATCCGCTGGGGGCAGCCAGGAAGATGTCGCTGATTTTGGCGGAGTCCGGTGCAGACTTGCGACCGAGGAGCTTGTAGAGGCGATAGCTGTCATCCTTGAAGATCGGGCCTTCCATAGTGCCCACTTCAGCATTCTGAACGAAGCGTTTGAGGTCTTCGTCTCGCATATCGTTTTCGGAGATATAGAAGTCCATGTATGGCGTGCGGGAATATTTCGAGATCACATTCTCCACGCTGCTGCTACTGTCCGTAGCGGCAAGCTGCGCACGGGCCTCCTGCATGTCTTTATTGATGGCGTCGTAATCTTCCTTGCTCGGGCGAACCTCGACGGCCAGGTAATCGATCACGCGCGAATCTTTCTGCTTGAACTGCTCCTTGCGCTCGTTGTAGAGCTTGCGAATGGCCGACTCGTCCACCTGCACCGTAGAATCAGGTATCGAAGCCAGCGACTGCACGGCGTAAACAATGTCCGAGCTTACCACCGATCCTTCGTAAGCATCCTTGGCGTCGATGGGGTTGGCTACGATTGCTTTCGTTAAGAGGTTCATGTATTTCTCTTGCATGCGTTGCAGCTTCATGTTCTTCTCCCAGAAGAGCCAGAAGTTGCGCATCTGCTGCA
The sequence above is drawn from the Tannerella serpentiformis genome and encodes:
- a CDS encoding peptidylprolyl isomerase — its product is MATLEKIRGHAPLLVTIVGLALLGFIIEDFLNSGSTYFRQSKNQVVTVNGTSVDYQEYQKRIEEMTEVTKLQYGLQSLNEEQTLDLRQSVYNSIVSEIVMKDVADKIGIDVTSDELFDMIQGDNIPPIVQQNPLFLDPQTRRFSKARALGVLKALENIDAVPEEQREEMQQMRNFWLFWEKNMKLQRMQEKYMNLLTKAIVANPIDAKDAYEGSVVSSDIVYAVQSLASIPDSTVQVDESAIRKLYNERKEQFKQKDSRVIDYLAVEVRPSKEDYDAINKDMQEARAQLAATDSSSSVENVISKYSRTPYMDFYISENDMRDEDLKRFVQNAEVGTMEGPIFKDDSYRLYKLLGRKSAPDSAKISDIFLAAPSGSITADLTRLADSLMTLLKGGADFAELAKKYSSFGSAENGGDLGWLTEASLTQANLGKDFDREVFSAPINQPTLVKTNNGYHLLKVTERTAAVSKYKVAVVYMDVRPTNKTYSKVFNDLNAFVAKNKTADQIAAAAKENGYELTPDVTVTGEDHQLGMIQDARQVVRWAFENKSKGKVSDIKECKSRIPGTSDYKTTYVVAILRDVLKEGYQSFETVAPLIRRELAMRKKSEDVAAALKAKNLTSLQAYASAMNSRIDTVKFITMNTARINGIGLEPILNAYVAYAKPNTLSGPVAGYNGVYVFQVYNRTKDATPYNEKAQMREIEANTAPRVGYFALQKLVEDSKITDNRIRFE